In Synergistaceae bacterium, the following proteins share a genomic window:
- a CDS encoding ATP-binding protein gives MLSITALDESIWSRIAAGEVVERPASAVKELAENALDAEAKRIRVSLKDGGRLSIIVEDDGTGIAFDELPLALMYHATSKISSLEDLEHIMTLGYRGEALASLVAVADVEIRSRQEGAASGGIIRTHDGKIIEHIPANCPKGTRVKVDNLFSGLPARRKFLKSASGELRRCAVFLREYAVCNPSVSFTLEHDGKVIFATDGAGDKGRVLAKVWDTGPEIQCVNVKSGSTELECWFQARAGLNGRGDSMAFVNGRAVNDPVIKGALSQAARDLAGNWALFFTLNPVLVDVNIHPAKSEVRFRYNGEIYDAIHEAVKHLGSPMPLPEIITTPHKPASVPAPAPARQSSGWNFGDTPKSAGTQIMFSDSEPEPEPSVKYLGQSSGGYLIYDDGEAIILMDPHAGHERVNYERIKASAESSRNTQTLLAVVLLYPALALEVQEHERELTEAGFVFGNTAQGVELQGIPTIGADIGAEELLRTSLDALKLNHGKNSRELLWRIWATMACKASVKLTTGLSREEALTLWKELHECEQPYVCPHGRPTMIELKNADLLRRFGRE, from the coding sequence GTGCTCTCAATTACTGCACTTGATGAAAGTATATGGTCGCGGATAGCCGCCGGTGAAGTTGTTGAACGCCCAGCTTCAGCCGTGAAGGAACTTGCGGAGAACGCACTAGACGCTGAGGCCAAGAGAATACGCGTGAGCCTGAAGGACGGAGGCCGCCTCAGCATTATTGTTGAGGACGACGGAACGGGAATAGCGTTCGACGAGCTGCCTCTTGCGCTGATGTACCACGCAACCAGCAAAATATCTTCCCTCGAGGATCTCGAGCATATCATGACGCTGGGCTACAGGGGAGAGGCATTAGCCAGCCTTGTTGCCGTAGCTGATGTGGAAATACGGAGCAGGCAGGAAGGTGCGGCTTCCGGCGGAATAATCCGCACACATGACGGGAAAATCATCGAGCACATTCCCGCGAACTGCCCTAAGGGAACGCGCGTCAAAGTGGATAACCTCTTCTCGGGTCTTCCTGCCCGTCGCAAATTCCTCAAGAGCGCGTCAGGAGAGCTTCGACGCTGTGCGGTGTTTCTCCGTGAATACGCCGTGTGCAACCCCTCAGTGTCCTTCACGCTCGAGCATGACGGCAAGGTGATTTTTGCGACGGATGGTGCGGGCGACAAGGGGCGGGTTCTCGCGAAAGTCTGGGACACCGGCCCGGAGATTCAGTGCGTGAATGTCAAGTCAGGCAGCACGGAGCTGGAGTGCTGGTTTCAGGCTCGTGCGGGACTTAACGGACGCGGGGACAGCATGGCTTTCGTGAACGGCCGGGCAGTGAATGACCCGGTGATTAAGGGCGCACTGTCTCAGGCGGCGCGTGATCTGGCGGGCAACTGGGCACTGTTCTTCACGCTGAATCCTGTGCTGGTTGACGTGAATATCCATCCGGCCAAGTCAGAGGTACGTTTCCGCTACAACGGGGAGATTTACGACGCGATTCACGAGGCGGTGAAACACTTGGGAAGCCCGATGCCTCTGCCGGAAATCATCACCACTCCTCACAAGCCAGCATCAGTTCCTGCTCCTGCACCTGCCCGTCAGTCTTCAGGCTGGAACTTCGGCGACACGCCAAAATCTGCGGGCACGCAGATAATGTTCTCGGACAGCGAGCCAGAACCAGAACCCAGCGTGAAATATCTCGGGCAGAGTTCCGGCGGCTACCTGATTTACGACGACGGAGAAGCAATAATCCTCATGGATCCTCATGCGGGGCACGAACGCGTGAACTACGAACGCATAAAGGCATCTGCCGAGTCTTCTCGGAACACACAGACGCTGTTAGCTGTGGTGCTGCTGTATCCTGCTCTTGCCCTTGAGGTTCAGGAGCATGAACGGGAACTTACGGAGGCAGGATTTGTGTTCGGGAACACAGCGCAGGGCGTGGAGCTGCAGGGGATTCCGACGATTGGTGCGGACATTGGGGCGGAAGAGCTGCTGAGGACATCGCTTGATGCGCTGAAGCTCAATCACGGCAAGAACAGCAGAGAGTTGCTGTGGAGAATCTGGGCGACGATGGCCTGCAAGGCTTCGGTGAAGCTGACGACTGGTCTTTCACGCGAGGAGGCACTGACATTATGGAAGGAACTTCATGAGTGCGAACAGCCGTATGTTTGCCCGCACGGACGGCCGACGATGATAGAGCTGAAGAATGCAGACCTGCTGAGACGTTTCGGACGGGAATAA
- the mutS gene encoding DNA mismatch repair protein MutS: MTRKTIPDDIKITPWLEQYKAFKEQFPDSLLLFRMGDFYEMFFDDARQASGALNIALTARDPEKKIPMAGIPHHALNSYLSRLIKAGYRAAICEQIGEPSSKGLVERRVIRVVTPGTYLPEDSARDSAHLAAVWPFKGRVAMALLHVDTGTLEAGTLSERDASAMLSAFTPGEVLYPSNLKNLPAFLDGYNLQPVSPENFKTENSAGRLKAALHTQKLSGFGIDERDPCVGPAWATLEYLSATQFSSLDNVLRLSPLIVRDRMSLDASAQRNLELIPETAGDSVSLFTCLDKNRTPMGRRTLKDWILRPMMDIKAIQRRQKAIGVLVDAAGECARLLDTLAGTRDVERSLSRLSLGNFNPQDLGAVRDTLRLIPDILSINADEPLRGIIASLPDLSELSSYLESALNDSLPRALGAGQVIRAGFDSSLDELRNEAENGEQWLTDYVEKERMATATPKLKAGYTNAFGYYLETGKGGLTIQPEYFKQTQTLVNARRYTTPELKAFELRMQDSGAEISRVEAELYQQVVAHVLKYSPQLQMTGRVLGILDCCASFAGVSRERGYSCPEVNASDMIEIRGGRHPVIETEQRDAGFVPNDVTLGGDGRIIILTGPNMAGKSTWLRMTALIAIMAQAGLWIPAESAKIGLVDRVFTRIGARDDLVRGSSTFMVEMLETANILNNVTDRSLVVLDEVGRGTATWDGMSIAWAVLEYLQGAANARVMFATHYHELTCLEDRLDGVRNYSMKVAEGADGILFLHQVERGAAGRSYGIEVARLAGVPDMVLRRAFELLEVFEHGGIEAREIPAPLPQNALKRQIMLFSPEEDAVLEELRQLDTDNITPKEALKILDELVKKACMI, from the coding sequence ATGACACGCAAAACTATACCCGACGACATTAAGATTACCCCGTGGCTCGAACAGTACAAGGCCTTCAAGGAACAGTTCCCCGACTCGCTGCTTCTGTTCAGGATGGGAGACTTCTACGAGATGTTCTTTGACGACGCACGGCAGGCCTCAGGTGCACTCAATATTGCGCTTACCGCCCGCGACCCGGAGAAGAAGATACCGATGGCGGGAATCCCTCACCACGCGCTGAACTCGTACCTGTCGCGTCTCATCAAGGCGGGTTACAGGGCGGCAATCTGCGAACAGATCGGCGAACCTTCCAGCAAAGGCCTCGTTGAACGCAGAGTTATACGCGTGGTTACTCCGGGCACGTACCTTCCCGAAGACTCCGCGCGGGACTCGGCGCATTTGGCCGCAGTCTGGCCGTTCAAGGGACGGGTGGCGATGGCTCTGCTCCACGTCGACACGGGCACTCTCGAGGCCGGAACTCTCTCCGAACGTGATGCGTCGGCAATGCTCTCGGCGTTCACGCCTGGCGAAGTGCTTTACCCCTCGAACCTGAAGAACCTTCCGGCGTTCCTCGACGGCTATAACCTTCAGCCCGTTTCGCCCGAAAACTTCAAGACCGAGAACTCTGCCGGCCGTCTGAAGGCTGCTCTCCACACGCAGAAACTCTCCGGCTTCGGGATAGACGAACGCGACCCGTGTGTAGGTCCTGCGTGGGCGACGTTAGAGTATCTTTCCGCTACACAGTTCAGCTCCCTCGATAACGTGTTAAGGCTCTCACCGCTGATTGTCAGGGACAGGATGAGCCTCGACGCATCGGCACAGCGCAACCTTGAACTTATCCCCGAGACTGCAGGAGACAGCGTGTCGCTCTTCACGTGCCTCGACAAAAACCGTACTCCTATGGGACGGCGTACCCTGAAGGACTGGATATTACGGCCGATGATGGACATCAAGGCGATTCAGCGTCGTCAGAAGGCTATCGGCGTTCTGGTTGACGCGGCGGGAGAGTGCGCGAGGCTTCTCGACACGCTTGCGGGCACACGGGACGTTGAACGTTCATTGTCCCGTTTGTCGCTAGGTAACTTCAACCCGCAGGACTTGGGGGCTGTACGGGACACGCTGAGGCTCATTCCTGACATTCTGAGCATCAATGCTGACGAGCCATTGAGGGGGATAATCGCTTCACTGCCTGACCTCTCGGAACTCAGCTCCTACCTTGAGAGCGCGCTCAACGACAGCCTACCTAGAGCACTGGGAGCAGGCCAAGTTATACGCGCGGGGTTTGACTCCTCGCTTGACGAACTGAGGAATGAAGCAGAGAACGGTGAACAGTGGCTGACCGACTACGTCGAGAAGGAACGTATGGCTACGGCGACCCCGAAGCTCAAAGCGGGCTACACAAACGCGTTCGGGTACTACCTTGAGACAGGCAAAGGAGGCCTGACTATTCAGCCGGAATATTTCAAGCAGACGCAGACCCTCGTGAACGCCAGACGTTACACGACACCCGAGCTGAAGGCGTTTGAACTCCGTATGCAGGACAGCGGGGCAGAGATTTCGCGCGTTGAAGCAGAACTGTATCAGCAGGTGGTCGCACACGTCCTGAAGTACAGCCCACAGCTCCAGATGACGGGAAGAGTGCTGGGTATTCTGGACTGTTGTGCGTCGTTCGCAGGAGTTTCGCGCGAGAGAGGGTACTCATGCCCGGAGGTCAACGCGTCCGACATGATAGAGATTCGAGGGGGACGGCATCCGGTAATTGAGACCGAGCAGAGGGATGCAGGCTTTGTGCCCAACGACGTAACGTTAGGCGGCGACGGACGGATAATCATTCTGACCGGCCCGAACATGGCGGGAAAATCCACGTGGCTGAGGATGACTGCGTTAATTGCGATAATGGCACAGGCGGGCTTGTGGATTCCGGCGGAGAGCGCGAAGATAGGGCTTGTCGACCGCGTGTTTACGAGGATAGGCGCGCGGGATGACCTCGTGAGGGGCTCGAGCACGTTCATGGTCGAGATGCTGGAGACCGCCAACATCCTCAACAACGTAACTGACCGAAGCCTTGTTGTCCTCGACGAAGTGGGCAGGGGAACGGCGACGTGGGACGGGATGAGCATAGCATGGGCAGTCCTCGAGTACCTGCAGGGTGCCGCGAATGCGCGTGTGATGTTCGCGACGCATTACCACGAGCTGACTTGCCTTGAAGACAGGTTAGATGGAGTGAGGAACTACAGCATGAAGGTAGCTGAGGGTGCGGACGGGATTCTGTTCCTGCATCAGGTTGAGAGGGGCGCGGCGGGACGGTCGTACGGGATTGAGGTTGCGCGTCTTGCGGGAGTGCCGGACATGGTGCTGAGGCGGGCATTCGAGCTTCTGGAAGTCTTCGAGCACGGGGGAATAGAGGCGCGGGAGATTCCTGCTCCGCTCCCGCAGAATGCCTTGAAGCGGCAGATAATGCTGTTCTCGCCGGAAGAAGATGCGGTTCTCGAGGAGCTGAGGCAGCTTGACACTGACAACATCACGCCGAAGGAAGCCCTGAAGATTCTCGATGAACTTGTGAAAAAGGCATGCATGATATAA